In Camelina sativa cultivar DH55 chromosome 17, Cs, whole genome shotgun sequence, the genomic stretch GGGGAAAgggtaaaaaccaaaaaaaaaaaaaaaggcacatACTTTGTAACATTCTCTTTATGAACCTGAAGAACATGAATCACCATGCCACTAGCTGTAGAAAGCTTCTTATGACAGACATGGCACTTAAAGTGCTTAGCTTTCTGATGCTGCACCAGAATCTTCTCGTCATCAAACTCTCTATCGCAGTAATAGCACCACACCTTCTCCgtcgctctcttcttcttcttacccaTCACTAAACCTTTctcctatgtttttttttgatttcacgAGATTGATGATCTCAAATCTAAtcgaaatcgaaatcgaaatcgaaatcgaaatcgaaaGCTCCCGTCTCTCAAAGTCTCGTTCTTTGTCTCCTTCGTCCCTCCTCCGCTCGCTAGGGTTTCTATTGGCACCTCAAGcgtttttgttttctcgatTCCTTTCTTCTGCgatcttctctgttttatttttatctttaaggTTTActcttttgtatatttataagaaaaggAACTTTCTTCTGAAATATTTCGCTAAAGCCCCAGAGTTTTGCTTAATTACATAGTTTTCGTAACTAGTTACTATTATCTGTTTTCATTCATGAAGGATAACAAGTATGTCAGGATGGCCgagtggtctaaggcgccagacTCAAGTTCTGGTCCTCGTAAGAGGGCGTGGGTTCAAACCCCACTTCTGacaatattccttttttttttttgttaatgatattcctttttgttatgttttcgtTTTTCAAACCCTTTTGGTAATGATATTcctttttgttatgttttcgtTTTTCAAACCCCACTTTTGATAATATTCGTTTTTGTCGAGTTGTTAGaagtttaattttattagtggtatattacaaaatatgtcactgcattttatttaatttaataaccAACCAAAGAAAAGcttatattggtttataaaataataaaataatatttgaaactatTTAACATATTCCATTAATTGTTTCAGAAATCctaggaaataataacaaattatttagaataattataaaacttaattttatttctaaaattaaatatatgcatccctaaatcgtttaataatgacatacgtgttttaaaactaagatacaatattgattatattttaacattaaaaatataaatattatatctaatttattaaatatctTTTTCACTCCACAACAACATAATGACATCttattaaaaactaagaaatcacaaatgttatattttattcaatatagtatatacaactaaaaaaaattgatttcaatacaggttttattttcttttctggattttaccaaatttatatgattcacGGATTTAAACATTGTATCATCTACCTAAGACGGGTTGAaaccaaaatatgaaattaagtaaattaaatataaaagattataaaatatatagaataaatcaaataaaacttttattattattttataattaacaaattacaGTGAAGTTTAAGCAAATATTTTTCCATGCTATATAACACGCAGTGCCGGTCCAGTATAATTGGATGCCCTACGCATAACACAGTTTGGAGGCtttagaacaaatttttttttacactcttatactaaagaaaaaaatttggatcatttttaaTAGATTCagaccaaaaattaaatttttttgaaacaaattcaTACTAAAATCTGACTTTTTggtacaaaatttatttattctctaTAAAATTGAGCATTTTTTCTAgatatttaatcaaataaaactaaaaaagggtttaattactaaagaaaaaaatgaaaaaaactggGACCCCAATCCTTTGCTTGGATTATTTCCCCTATGGGCCGGCACTGATATCACGGGTAACTATCTAGTTATtaacagaaataaaaataaaataaagaaaagatttgttgttattaacagaaataaataagaataaaagaaactttgaccaagaaaatattctgcgacaaagaaaagattcattttaatttttagttatattttcattttccatTTTTCCCAAAGTCTCACATTGAATCCGAGTAAGAAAAAAACGTATATAAgaaatttgttgttattaacAGAAATAAGATATTAGAGAAactttgacccaaaaaaaaaatatattagagaaaCTTTGACCAATAAAAGATTCTgcgacaaagaaaaataaactgaGAAGAGGTAATAGTTtcagaaaatattataaataatagagGATAgctaaatattaaactattcaTTAACGTattaacgaaaacaaaaaacaggcagcaaaaaaaagtaaaagatatgGGAGCGAATTGGAATTCgatgattgtgattgtgtttGTGATGACAATGGTAATGGTAATGGCAATGGAAATTGTCAATGGAGAGACGTTGGCTCAATGCCGTGAAGATTGCATTCAAGAGTGTGCCACCACCGGTGCACTTCCGATCAAATGCCTTCAGAGTTGCTTCCGTAGATGTCACGGCAAACTTCTTTgaggtatatattttttatatattcctcaggtttaagaaaaaaaattggaaagacctaaaatattgtaaaaataaaggTTAATGGATGATTTCTACATTGTATGCATGGTGGAAGCGCAGGCatagaagagatgaagaataaAAGACTTGAAGTCATGAATCAGTGTTGGACTCTTGAGACTTTTACTTCCTTTTAtccttataagttataacatcAAATTGTAAcacagtaattaataaaaatttataaaatcaaatttgtcTTCACGTTACAAATCTGTCTTTCACTTGAAACTGATtctgttaatttaaaatttcaccaTGCATATGTCTCTGGTCTagactctttttgttttaatttatacacATAAGTACTACCACGTTTCTCATATCCGTAGAAGGCAAAATTGGCCCTcacttgttttgcttttgcaaTAATGATCTCCTTACAAGAGCATAGCAATCTCTATATAATCAAAAAAAGGTATCATTATAGAAATATGTGGGAACAGAGTTCCTAAATCAAATGCAACATTTCTCAACCTAAGCTTACTCTTCTTGAGATCGTAATAGACAACATAAGTCATAGCGTATCTTACATCGCATTCGTAAGATACAAAATAATCTCACCCGTATGAATATTGCCTCTAACGAGTAACGCACGCAGCGTCGCCTAGTCCAAATGCAGGCCCGGCACTGGGGTGGTGCAAGAGGTGCTTTTGCACcatgtcaaattatttttgaaaaaaaattacaagatttGAGGCCCTcaacatttgatattttgacaaaaaacaCCCCAAATTTCTGAAAACTACAAATAAGACCtttaaattgaaaagaaaaaaaaaaaatttgcacaaGGTCCAAGGAAAACTTGAGCCGGCCCTGTCCAAATGAATACATCGAATGACGATTCGAGAAACGTATCTTCGACCATTTGTCAGCATCTTCCACAACCCATGTGCACATGTCAAATGTATGAAATGAAGTTTCAAAGACTAAGGCTACTTTCGTTTAATCTTGAAAGGAGATCCAACTTATCGGTCCTCACATCGAATCTCATTAAGCACCATTCCAACATATCTTCCCCCGTAAAAGCGCCATCTTAGAAAACCCCATCATGCACACACCGTTAGTTATATGGAGCGGTGAAGAGTGTTACATTCAATCATCTTCCACGATTGTAATTCAACTGTTTATACTCCTCCCAATTTGAAAACTTGATGTTCAGAAGACGCAACGTTCAAGTAATCATTCATTCTTTCCGAATTCCGACATGCACAATACTTTATATTTGCCCATTATATTGACCGGCTCGTATCCGAAAAAGCTTTGAATTatcttgtttcttgatttcacTTTGGGTAAGTAAATGGACTTACCCGTGCTAGGATTAGTTATGAGTTGTTGCTGACCATATCCGAAGCATATCATACCATTAACCATTGACATAATGAATATCGCAGCTACGGTGATTCGGGATTTGGCCTTtggaacgagagagagagagaagagatattaagatattttcttCTCTGAGAGAGTTGATGACGACAAGCAGAAGAACCACTTTGTGGTGTCCTTTTTTGTTATCTAAGCTATTGACAGCAAATAGCAGATGTGGCTGCGATGGCTGAATTGATGGGAACAATAACGGGAACGATCTGATGAAGTATGGACTTCGGATGATTTGTTGACGAAAACTTGGACACAAGGAGAAACCTCGATATTACGCTAGTATTTTAACGAATCGAATTGGACTAAGGCCCATAACTTCATTAAATAAATGAGCCGAGGAGAACTAGaacatctctgtttctttctgcTTGAAGACAGAATCTCTATGTTCTACTAATATATGCACATAAGATGAAACGCCTATGACCAACAATTCAACTATCCatagaagccaaaaaaaaaatagaaagacgCAACATGAACATTGGTCAAAACATCTCTAGTTCTCCGTAGATGTTGTCACTTCATGTGCTCTTTGGAGGAGGCAGTCTTTCTAACACCCAGCTCGGAGAATCATTCAGCCAGAGACCTACACCGGTTTCTTTGTGCTTAAAATCCGGAGCTTTTGGGTTTCTCTACAGGGGTTTGAGTTTTTGAATGATTGGTATGTTATTATAGTAGATGTAGAAAGGATTTGATTAAAAAGGtaaaggtttttctttttgttttgtttaccttGTTCAATCTATTGTCCCACCAATTACTCATGTTTCCCACCAAGTCCTTCCATGATTCCTCTCCGGCTTCACATGTTTTACAGAAGCAAGATTGTTAAACAAAATTCGATATTGCATCTTCTGAGTCAGAGACAAAGAAGTTTAGCTGTCATTCCAATTCACAGAAATATTTAGAGAGTCAATGGTAAGAAAACTGTTTCCTTTACCCTTTGGTTGTTTCAAGTAATTTGGAATATCAAACTTCACGTCTTGGAGCTCGGACAAAATCTCTTTGGGAGCTCTGTCAAGCCAAAGCGCTTCACTCCCGTCTCTCTTCTTGAAATCAGGGTGTTTAGGATGTACCTGTAGACAGAGAGATATCAAGAAATAAAGGAAAGTTTTTTTGACAAATGGATCACGGCATTGTAACAAATAGAACCACTAGGACAAGTTCAATTACCGATCCATTCTGTTTGCTTTCTCGGTAATCAAACCATTCATTCGGATAATCAACAAGATCAGTCCAACGATTACTTCCAAATTCTCTTACTTTTTTAACGCTAGCTAAGAACAAAGAAGACCAAATATTCATGGTTAGAGCCATCATCGGTTTTAGATACCCAAACCCGTTAGGAGATATCAGTAAAAGAAGCTTACCAGAATGCTTAAGCACACCTTCATTTTGGTCCAACGTTGGCAAAGCTTTTGGTAAAGGTTTAGAACCTTCAATGTAGTGGAGATCACGAACCATTACTTGATGTGAAAAGCTACCATGGAAACTTTTAAACATCTGAACATAGGCTTGCTCAGAATTGGCTCCAGATTGAATCACATCTCCTAATATCTGTCCTGTAATATGAACCCGATCGTTTTTCTTCAAATAAGAGTTAGCAGTATGAGCTAAATCCCCTTCAAACAGTAACGGAATCCTGAATGGTTCACAGAATCCAACAAAATGTCGTATCAATACAACATACCAATACATAATCATAACAAATATCATTGCAAATCTCGTTTATAAGCAGAGTGTAGAAATGGTTAGGCAAAAGATTGACACGAATCACGGCTTATTAAAGTCTTAAACTTTACAAAACCCCAATCTACAAGACAATAAAACATAGTTGAAAACTCAAAAATGCAATTCAAAATCATGGCTTAAAGTCTTAAACTTTGAACTCAGTTCTGAGACCCAACATATGCAAAAACtctcaaaacaccaaaaaaaagaaacaattttttttttgaaaaaagactAACCAGAAATTAGTAGATGAATCAGAATCGGATTTGGAATCAGAAGAAGGTTGATGGGAAATGACTGTTCCAGCCCAGAACTTTCCATCGGTTGTAGAGTCGCACTGAACTGGCTGATGAACGTACCCAATCAAATCAATAGAATTCGCGATTTTGGGTTGGTAAGGTACCTCCGCCGGTCTCGGCCACTCAGCTCCGCGAGTACGGCTACTACTTCCCGTAGAAAAAGTTGAGTGACATCGCTGAGAAAGAACCCACGATTGTCTAGTAGCAGTTGATATCAACGAAGGTCTTATCGATTTCGATAGTGACCTCGCAAGAAACTGCATTTCGAGTAGAAGAAGATTCAAAGTTCTAGGGTTTATGTTCTTGTGGGGTTTGTTTGAcgacaaaagacaaagaaagacTTCGCCTTTTTTAGACTCTTCGGGTTCGTCATAAAACGGTGCCGTTTTTTGCACAAAGTCGTTTCGCGGGCAAATAAAACTAGAACGACGTCGTTTGGTTATAATGGTGtcatattttttgtattatgttttGACGGGGCTAATTTAGAAAttgtagctttttttttggatcattttgtaatttatttatttgtttagtttcgCAACTTCGCCGTGCGCGGCGGGAGAGAGAACGTTGTGgtggaggaaaaagaaaaaaaaaaaaataaacctttaCAAATCGGAAAAGTCgagaaaccctaaatcgacGAAAAAGGAGGGATCTTTGAAATCAGAAGCTTGGTTGTGTGTTCATACGATGAAGAATCAATGGTCTAATTTTCATCAGGTTTGTTTTTATCAACTTCTCTCTTTGTGTTAAGGACATCTTTATATCGAGACCATCTCTGATTCTATTCCCAAacctcgtttttttttttttttgcagattggGAGAAACTCTTTCTTAGCTGCTTCCACTATTTATGTTTCGACTGAATTCAACTTCTTAAACACTCCTCTTCCTGATCGAAGTAGCTTTTGCTTTGCAGCAAAAGGtaaatttaatttggttctgTGGTTATTCTTTTATAGATACATGAATTAGTGTTAGCATCGATGATATGGGTCTAggtgattgttttatttgttgagAAATGAGATTgaattggttaaaaaaaaaaaatgagcttTAGCTTGAGGGTAATGGAGTGGAGTCGGCTAATCATATTGCTTGTAATGAGTATACCTTGTTTCTATTTGTGTAAGATTTTGCTGATCCTTGCTACTTGAAATTGTTAGATAGATCCAGCTTTGTAGTGTTGAAATCGGAGGCGGAGTTCAATAGTGCATTGAGCAAAGCTAGAGGTAAATAAATTGTCctgtgtttcttctttgttaacTACTTCAGGAACTATATGAGTGGTTTAGTATGATGAAGCTGCTTTATCTTCTCTTTTGATGTATACATATTTCAGATGGATCTTTGCCATCAGTTTTCTATTTCACTGCTGCTTGGTGTGGTCCTTGTAAGTTTTTAGTTTCCTTCCTGAAAGCAAGTTTTTTGTTCTGCATTAACATCGTACATACGAGTGGTGGTATTAATTTGTGTAATAAGTGGTTTGACTATAGGCAGGCTTCTCGCTCCTGTAATATTGGAACTTAGTAATAAGTATCCGGATGTTACAACGTATAAGGTCGACATTGACGaggtatttttatatttgaatatatatgcTCACTAGAATGGCTTTTGTAAGTCTATACGAGTAGCATCGTGCGATCAAAGCCACCATTGTGTATAGTCCAAGGCTTTTAAAGTTTCTGCTATCTAAAGCCATTTTGATTAGTCGATATGTGGAAACAAATGAATATCTCAACTAATGGAATGTCTGACAGAAATTGCTACACTCTGCTTGCTATAACTACTGGTTACTGATGTCACATACTCACATCCTTAAAAACGGCATAATGTTAAGTCGCTTAGTAGAGAAATTTTGTTGTTGGGTCACGCAGAAATAAGCTCTCTTTCATATGAATATCATTGTAAGTTCCAATTTACCAAGATATCTTTTCTTGCATCTTTGTAGGGCGGTCTTACAAATGCTATTGGGAAGCAAAATGTCTCTGCTGTGGTAACATCCTCTGTTCCTTTTAAAGATTACTTTACATTTTAACTAGTTTCGCATCGATATGAGCTCTCTGGTTATCAGTGCTGGGATCCATCTAATGGGAGCATTATGTTGAATGCAGCCAACACTACAATTTTTCAAAGGTGGCGTGAAGAAAGCAGAGATTGTAGGTGTGGATGTGATGAAGCTGAGGAATGTCATGGAAAAACTCTACAAGTGACAGAGACTCTTGACTTATGTACACTACACATTGCTTTGAAGTTGTGATTATTTTGTTCGTTTGCTTTTTACGTTATAGATTCTTTCATTCTCGTGTTCCTGCAA encodes the following:
- the LOC104757493 gene encoding uncharacterized protein LOC104757493, giving the protein MGANWNSMIVIVFVMTMVMVMAMEIVNGETLAQCREDCIQECATTGALPIKCLQSCFRRCHGKLL
- the LOC104757494 gene encoding protein OSB4, chloroplastic-like — encoded protein: MQFLARSLSKSIRPSLISTATRQSWVLSQRCHSTFSTGSSSRTRGAEWPRPAEVPYQPKIANSIDLIGYVHQPVQCDSTTDGKFWAGTVISHQPSSDSKSDSDSSTNFWIPLLFEGDLAHTANSYLKKNDRVHITGQILGDVIQSGANSEQAYVQMFKSFHGSFSHQVMVRDLHYIEGSKPLPKALPTLDQNEGVLKHSASVKKVREFGSNRWTDLVDYPNEWFDYRESKQNGSVHPKHPDFKKRDGSEALWLDRAPKEILSELQDVKFDIPNYLKQPKAGEESWKDLVGNMSNWWDNRLNKRNPKAPDFKHKETGVGLWLNDSPSWVLERLPPPKST
- the LOC104757495 gene encoding thioredoxin O2, mitochondrial-like, producing MKNQWSNFHQIGRNSFLAASTIYVSTEFNFLNTPLPDRSSFCFAAKDRSSFVVLKSEAEFNSALSKARDGSLPSVFYFTAAWCGPCRLLAPVILELSNKYPDVTTYKVDIDEGGLTNAIGKQNVSAVPTLQFFKGGVKKAEIVGVDVMKLRNVMEKLYK